From the Carassius carassius chromosome 45, fCarCar2.1, whole genome shotgun sequence genome, one window contains:
- the fgf18b gene encoding fibroblast growth factor 18b has product MQSMLSSAVVLCFQVVLQFYSPLQVLAVENVNFGVHVENQTGVRDGLSRKHHRVYQLYSRTSGKHIQVLGKKITAMGEDGDKYAQLVVEADTFGSQVRIRGKETNYYLCMNRKGKLVGKKDSSVNGGCIFIEIMLENNYTAWMSARYVGWYIGFTKRGRPRRGPNTLPNQRDVHFMKRFPPGEQPDLQACSFTTVSKRSKRVQQTSTAPPALQ; this is encoded by the exons ATGCAGTCCATGCTGTCCTCTGCTGTCGTGCT ATGCTTCCAGGTCGTGTTACAGTTCTACAGCCCGTTACAG GTGTTAGCAGTGGAAAATGTTAACTTTGGAGTACACGTAGAGAATCAGACAGGGGTGCGGGACGGCCTGAGCCGGAAACACCATAGGGTTTACCAACTGTACAGTCGGACCAGCGGAAAACACATCCAGGTGCTCGGCAAAAAAATCACTGCCATGGGAGAGGATGGGGATAAATATG CCCAGCTCGTGGTGGAGGCCGACACCTTTGGGAGTCAAGTGAGAATAAGAGGAAAAGAGACAAACTACTACTTGTGCATGAACCGTAAGGGGAAGCTCGTGGGGAAG AAAGACAGCAGCGTAAACGGAGGCTGCATTTTCATTGAGATAATGCTTGAGAATAACTACACCGCTTGGATGTCAGCGCGCTATGTGGGCTGGTACATTGGCTTCACCAAAAGGGGCAGACCACGCAGAGGTCCAAACACGTTACCCAACCAACGAGACGTGCATTTCATGAAACGCTTCCCTCCAGGAGAGCAGCCCGACCTGCAGGCCTGCAGCTTTACTACGGTCAGCAAGAGGAGCAAAAGAGTCCAGCAGACCTCCACTGCTCCTCCAGCACTCCAGTGA